The genomic DNA TGATAAGATGgatattgacaaaattacactACCTGATTCAATACTGCACACCTCGAGAGCCAATGATATGTACATACAGATTGTACACATTAAAATATGAGCAGACGAATGCTTAATTCTTCTTAAGTATGGAAATAAAACAATGTACAATAAAATGACTGGCAGTGACCTTCAGAGGTGTGGCTAATTTTTCCATGTTTAAAGGGACAgtggctgtaatttttgatattttccttaccatttttgttttctatgtcaactacagtttcttcttATTCTCCCAAAAGCAATGTTGAGAAACATAGTGtcgagcttgtcaactcagcctgtacatgcataaactgcattgttatcattgacaagtgaatttcaccCTGGAcctgaattcaaatgtaaaaaaaataacaatgtaCTATGGTGTTGACACTGAAAAGCAGGTGTtgcaacatgcttttgggagtagaaaaagaactaacggttaaaggtatactgtcacctgttccaattttgccacagttaccatggaaagagaaaatctaaccaatcacagattttaagtgggtggccactttttaaaaacagcgccctcacatgatcattttgaatagcaaggaacgcctctttgaccatatatgggaatatttagattacaggtgattgtatacctttaaaacaaaaacaaagattgTTAAAAAAGACATGTAAAGTCCCAGCTACTGTTCCTTTGGCAGAGtttatgaaaacatgaaaagagTGATAATCAACACTTACACTGAAATTTACAAGTAATTCAATAGTTGTGGTTCTACTCTATTGATGTACATTTCAaccaaaattttgtcacattcaaTGCCCCTAAACTCAACATCTCAGCAAATTCCCTACATTTCTGAAGTCACCGATAACACTCCATCTATAGGGCACTTACCGCACAACTTCAAGGTTGTGAAGAGATggtaatatttataatataacCTTATTGTCCTTGAATACAATGTGTGTCTGGATTTTGTGTGTGGTATGGTATTTAATAAGGTCTTTCAAATGGGCAATTATTACATTGTGCCATTTCTTTGCACAGTGGGACTTAACGACAGTTCTCAGCAGAGAAATCACTAATTTACCACTAAATAAAGTGTGAATTCACAGttaataatttgaaaatgactATACAAGAAACTACATATAACAAAAATCTTTGGTCAACGAAGACAGCCTGAAATAATGAAACATAGTCTTAAGCTTGAAATTAAAACAAagcatatgtatactataaattttcttacaaaaacaataaacaacataATTCTTTGTGAAATATCCTAAATGTGGTAAGATTGTGACAATGTGTCAATTATTCCGAAAGAAAACCGTAAGGCAACTGGTAGGGACGGTTCACTGATTACCATACAAATGCATAGATTAAAAAATAATTCTGAATAGTTAACTTCTTGTTACTGTTTACATCTGAGGATGAATATTAAGTGCATTTGTAAACAGATGAAGTTCATTGTCACTCATATATCAAATTTGACCAAACAATATAATATTCGCTGGGTtagattgcattttgttgtttgGAAAGGCTAATGTACATACTTAAAAAATTCTTGCATTGATAATACAGAAATTCATAGCATAGCGACTAGACATACTTAAAAAGCAAAACTGCTGTTTCACACAGATACCACCTCTAAGAAAACAGTTATTCTCCTTCCCTCTGACTGGAAGCATAGAATTGTTTCTATCAAATCTGTGAATTTTAGATTGAAGAAAGTTTAACTGTCATCTGAAATTTGGAAGAGACACACAGGCAGCTAATTTGGAAAAGTTGCCTCTACAGATAAAAAGAGTATAATTTGTCTTGCACACGGTATACCAAGTATACTAATGCCTTTCAGTAAACAAAACAACATCTGAAATAACTTCAAACTGACCACAGGGCAAGTAGGTGTAATATTTACACAACTGGCAAAAAAATTGTCTGTCTCAGGCAGACGGTTACTTTGCATTCTTGTTGAGCCAGTCATAAGAGAAGGTAAATGCATTAAATACGGCCACacttgattaattaattaattcattcatCACAATGCCCATTATACTGTACAATGTCACAAGAATGCTATTTTGCAACTCAACTCTCATTAGGAGGAACATGTTCCTCAGACTATGCAAATCAATTTACATGCTCACTGAAGGAGAACAAAGTAGTGAGCTAAAATTCAGAtgcaaacaaatatttgttAACTTTTGCCCTGTTCTCTGTGAtagttaaaaatactgaaatttactTGATACGTGGTAGAAATTACATGCCTGCATCTGTTTAAAGCAGGTTAATTTCAGTTAGCTGCCTGATGGATAGGTATAAACAATTTCAAAGTTTTGGTTTGCTTAGATCGTCAGTCAAGTATACCAGGTTTATAGAATAAGATATGATCATAAGGGAAAGTACACTACATGTGATTGGTTGggagcaaaaaatgtctgattgTTATATATTTGCCGCTAATAGTCTTCACTGTCTACACTCAATCCCTTGGCTACTGACGTTAAATTTCCGGAAGATCTTTAATGTGTACAGATTATATTTTGTAATGTTCGTCAAGATGTTTACTGAAGAAATACTGATCTTTTTCTGTTACATTTCAGACATTGTAGACCTGACTTAAAATAATGCAAcattcacacatttttcataTTACTATTTAATGCCTGCTttccttttttgtaaaaaacttCTGCACCAAGAAATAATCGTTGCATGATAACTACCCAGTGACTGTTTTTCAGTGATAGGAAAGGATAAAACAGGATAACTCTGTTGACTTTTGAATTATTTGAATTATATGTCAGAGTGGTAGTGTTTCAGTACGGCGACATCTACAAAAGAAGGACTTGGACAGCACTGTTATATGAAGTAACATGATACAGACGTACTATAGAAGCTCTGAATAAAGCTCCTTTAAACCATCAGATTTTGATAGTCCTGGGTGTGATTGGCATTTAATGTCATTCAACATAATGTATTGGGCACATAACCAGTGTCATCCACATCACATGGATTTGACGATGTGGAACTTTCACTGCTCACGCTGTCCGCATCATGTGCATCATAGTTCTGTTGTGTGAGTGGGGATGGTTGACCCCACGGTAGATGCCTGGGGCTGCCACTTGATGTGGAAAGTCTCATCTCTGAATCATCAACATCTTCACCATTGTCAGTGTTACTGGAGGTTGTGCTGCTGTCATCATCCTGCTCGATGCTTTGGTCAAAATTCTCGAGGGGCTGATAGTCATGTCTGTGGTTCCCACTCGAAATTTGTCTTTGCCTGTCTTTGTCTGTGCTGAGTGATGATGGTTCTGCTAGTGGTTGGCTAGATGGCTGAGTGATCTGATGTTGAAAATCAACCAACGGCACGTATTCTCCATTTTTAGCTTCAGTCGGTTTTTCTGGTATTCCAGTATTCACACCTTTGGTGCTATTTCCCTCAGATTTTTCCATCTGTGATGTAGGTAATGACGGGCGTTCACGGACTCCCCCTGTGGTTTGAAATTCAAGGTGACTTCCATCGCTGTTAGAAGGAGATGACCTTGGCCAGGAATCATCTGAGACTTTCTTCAGCAATGGAGCTGAACTCTCCACATTGGAATCGTTTCCAGCACAAGGTGTTGCACCTTTACTACGACAAGCAGGAATATtgctgtcattttgttttgaagaTCCATTTGGGATGAAGGCTGCCTGTTTCGGTTGTCTTTGCACATATTCTGGAGAGTGGACTTCCCTTGCATTTTTGAAAGACCTCTTCATGTGTTCTTCAGGTTTGCCTTGTAACAGAGGAACTGTATTCTCCTCATCTTCACTGTGACAGGCATAAAGTGTGCTGCCATCCGATGTGACCGAGCTACTGCTTGATGATGTGGATTCTAAATCTCTTCTAGACCTTCCACTTTGCAAGAAGTCATGTGGCTGATATTCTTGTGATAGGGCCAAGCTTCCAGGTTGTTTCACCTGTACAGCTGGTTGGTGGGAAATGCGATTGGTGGCATTAACCAAACCAGGTGGATCAGGTGTATTTGCTTCCTGTGGAGCTTTCTCATCACAAGGCTTGGACATATGACCATCTCGTTTGACAATTTCACCATCAACTGGCTGTGGACCATTGATGCCATGGTGCACTGGAACTTTGGATGAAACGCTGGGTTGTACTTTGGGCATATTTGCCACAGCGCCGTGTTGAATGTATGTGCTGTTGGCAGGATCTCCATGATGTCCAGTGAAAGCATCTCCATTAGCCTTTCCAGGAGGTGAAAATGGATGCTTTCCTCTTTTTGCAGACGGCTGTATGATAGGTTTCATCACTCCTTTTCTGTCCGTCTGAATCTCTGCTCTATTCACTACTTGTTGCTCAGGTAGTAGAACACAGCGACCATTTCTTTCAGTAACTTGTTGGTAGTCATCGGAGGCAATGCTGGCCCCAGGCACTGCTTTGCCATCTGCAGTACCCCTCTTGTTGATCACCACCACTGTTGGTATTCTGGCATCTTTGCCAAATTTTCCTTTTTCTGTGTTTGCCCCTGGATTTGGCAGTAAGGCTTTCTGGCTGTCtgtgtcaacatctgaactgaTGGAACCTGTACTGCTTGAGTCATTCCTTCCTAACTCATCCTTCACCATGTATGGCAATTGATCAAAGACCTCCTTCTCatcattttgaaagtttgtctgTGGCATCTGTCAAGTTGGAAGGTGGTGAGATCATTCGTCAGTCATCATTGAAGaacaacaatgaaaacacaaatgtacattaAATGAAATCCTGATCATCTATAGACATAACATAGTCAATTACGTCATTTCAGCAtggattttttgacaaaaagtcaatCAGTCAAGGAACATTTTGATGGCACATGTTGCCAAGTGCTTCAATGAAAGCATAACCTCTTGTTCTTTGATGTGGTTTAAGAAATCAACTTGTAAACTCTGTTTTGAAAGCATTTCAATTGACAATAAAGACACccttatgattttttttcatatgtgcTCCCATGTAAAAAACTTTGTGGactcaatgttttttttatattgaaCATTCAGTAATCGCACTTGACAGCATTCACTCTCAACTGCAGTCACTTCATCTAGAATGAAACACGTTTTTCAGATGTTGAATATTGAGTAATTGCACTGGACAGTACGGAATCTAAACTGCACCGAGTTCATCAAAAACGAGAATTAATCCTCCTCACCTCTGCATCCCACAGTGGTTTTGCATGAGACACATGTTGCTTCTTGGCACATTTGCGACAATAGACAAAAAGTAGAAAAATTATCATGATCCCCGTAAAACCTGCCAGCACTGACAAAACAATCGGCCATACTgaagagagaaaaagaaaaataatgagTTCACTTCAATAAAATGTCAGAAATCATAGTTGACAACTGTTTTGATGACTCAATGCatatttgctgtacattttacTAATTTGTCTACATTCAATTAATTTGGAAACTCTGAAAGTGACAAATGCTTCCTAAAAAACAATTCTCAGCTTGAAACTATGAGTGCAATAACATGCTccagatttttaaaaatatcataGTCAATGTAACTGAGTATGTAATAAAAGATAGTGAAGTCAATCTATTTGTCTAAAATTTCATCAGGCATATTAATTGATCTTAACTTGGAAAAATTAGTGTTAACACATTATGTAGCACTGTGTGGGTCTCCATGTACCGGGTATTATATATACAACAGCCAGATGTTACATTCCTAGAGCTGCATTGTTTTAACAATATGCGGTTTAAGTTAAAGAGTTCAGCATCAATTTCCGCATCACCTTTCTGTTCATAGCATAGTTGAACTTCATTGCTCTTGGATAAAGGACTCTCCAAGTGGTTCAAACTTGACTTCACCGAACAAGTGACCTGTAGAGCATCGGTCGCTATGCCTGCATCACATTTTGCTTCTGCCTTAATTTCTGTAAGACCAACGGCCTCCCTGCTAATGATCACATCACCGCCAGAGTAACAATCTATCATATATATCATGTCTTCTAAAGGACCATTGGGTCTGAAAGGAAACCATCGTAGATAACAcacttaaagaaaattctttatgTTTCTAAAGATGAGATTATTTATCTTGTTGctaattttatttgaaagataGGGTGCTTATTTGTGCAATTGTCATTTTAATCCAACGTAATGTTAAACAAACATCAAACATATGCTGTTCTCTTGCAGAGTGATCAGTTGCCCAATCAGCAAAACTCGTTAAAACTTTGCTCCAATCagaatgtttttgacaaaactttAACCTATTCTATTGAACATCTGCACTATCATATATGGTACAGGGATATAAAACAGTGTTCTTTTAGAAAGCTATCTAGTTTCGATGATATTGGAGttgcaaatttatgtcaatGAAAGTTGAAAAAACTACAGTAAAGTCTGACACTCTACCTGTCTGGGGGTAGCCAGGCAATTTTCAGTGTGGAATCATCAACTGGGGTCGCTTTCACTTTCAGTGGCATGCTTGGTACTGATATTGAGAATTAAAACATCAATGTTTAGCAATTAAGATACTCCTGTATAATACACAGAGCAAAGATTCATCTCATGGTATTTATATCATAGTTTTTTCTTGATGATTGCACGGTGAGGAACATATTCATGACCATGGTAATGGCACACAAGTGCACTATGACAATGTTCTCCAATGAGATCAACACTTTTGAAGTCACAAAATACTTAATCTTGCTCGGTTAAAGTTCTTAACATCTGTAATATGCCGACATTATTAATTAatcaaacttttctttttattgtCTCCAAGTTAAAAGAAGCAATTATGCCAGTTAAAAGAAGCAATTATGCCACCTGTAATGGGTAAATAATTTCATTAATGATTAATTAATAAATGATTAATTGAACGTGAGTGCTtctgaactctacaacgtgtagagaagtcgcagtcagaaaaatgtaacaacttagctcggtgattgaaccactcttttttgagagtggggatttggccgagttGTTCTGTCTGCTGCTTCTCCGCTATGCAAGTgggtgccgtatgttgtgggtaaATCAAACCCCAAATGAAGACACCGTATtctctaccctgggttgatagctctgctggtggacagattGTCCctgaggttatcgttcgcccagtttaagcaatgtattgtattcattgcttcgatataaagtttgtgtgtgatgtgtgattGTTGAGTGTGTGAATGTGAGTGCTTCTCAACTCTACAACATGTGGAGaagtcgcagtcagaaaaatgtaacaacttagctcggtgaTTGAACCACTCtgttttgagagtggggatttggcagAGTTGTTCTGTCTAttgcttctccgctaggcgaATGGgtgctgtatgttgtgggttcgaaccctgAATGAAGACACCGTATTCTTTAACAAGGtaaaatttcatcatatatgATTGATGCAACAATTCCTACAACTACATGAGATACTGCTCACAGGTTTTCTGAGATGTAAAAGCACCTACAATCCATTTAAATTTGGCAGGAGTGTTCACAAGAACAATAACACTTGGAAACAGAACCTTAACTCACCTCCCATCAGTGTAGTAGCATAGACTGGGTCTGAGTAATTACCACAAGGCTCTGCGATCAATGCCACGCTGCAAGCTCTGACGTTGATTTCATACATCTCATATCCACAAAGGTTTGCTATCTTGGTCTCCGTGAGCGTTGCATTGACAAATTTAGGTTGGCAGTATTTGGTATTGTTCTGAGGTCTTGCGGTCACTTCATAATGAGATATCTTATTATGCTGCATGATTGGCATTGACCATCTCACAGTGAACTCTGACTCATTGACTAGTTCCGCTGGCATCTCCACACCGGTTGGACGCTCTTCCGGAGCTAAAGAATAAACAGTTAACATAACGTCAGGTGTCACAATGAATTCATCCCATAATCCAGACACTAGACACTTCTCAGAATGCAATCAAATTAGCAAGAAGATTAATTGGTGTGACTTAAGTACATGTATTGGAGTttataaaattggtgaaatttaTCTCTCTATGCTTAAATCAGCTGATATTCACAACACTTAAGGCCCGTTAAACTCCTAGTGGGCCCTGCATGGACACATTAAGTTCATATCCACAGTTCTTCATTGCATGCATTGGGTATTTGCCTCTTAATAAACAGTTAAAGCTGGAATTGGCATTTTGTTAAAGTTTGGCTAGTCGACTTTTGTCATATTTCGGAAGACCACCTAATCTTCCTGCATAcatgtgaataaattatttcacCAACCCTGATACTGACGACAATGCAGGGCCTCAAGATCTGTTTGCATACCATTTCAATTTAAGGAGGATCATTTCAGCTTTGTTTAAGGTCTGCtacccctaatttgcatatgaaaaaaggTACAATAGCTGCCTCCTGTCCTCTTTTGCCAGCCACTACCTAGTGCTAGGCTGGGTAGTAAAAACAGTGATAAGAATCATCTGCAAATTATGGATTTTGCTTGCTGTGCAAACACTTTCATCAAAGTACCATCATCAGTATACCTCCCATAAAGttattccaatgcatatatacATGAGAATAAAGACCACTTCACTGGCCCTTTTTGATTAGTTTTCATGTTACCTCCGATGTTTGTCTTTTCCTGTACTAAATCTGATGCCGGGCCCACTCCCTTGGTTGACATTGCTGCCACTGAAACAGCATATTCAGTGTTTAGCCTCAAACCAGTAATGTTGAATTTGAAGGGCAAAACACCCTCTTGCAAGCGATTAGGTTCCAAGATATCAAAGTTGACCACTGTTGAGGAAAAAAGATTGTCATCAGTGAACCTGAGGTACATCATCAGTCTCTTCTTTTgagataaaatttcttacagCAGGGCCCTTGTATGGCTTTGTGAAAGACCTGGTCAACTGAGGGTTAATGGGTTCTGTTGATTTGCAAAACTATATATTATTGGCCCAGTATTTTGTAAGTCAACCTGCAGCAAATTCCATTATTGGCCTTTTAAACAAGTACATACTTGAACATGCCTTGCTCTTTCTTGACTTGTGAAAGTGTTGCAAATACAAACAATTACAACCTTCAGTCTCAGCATGTCACTTAAAAATCTGACTCTGTCAAGAAACACCAGACTTCAAAGAATCATAGAAAATGgccattttttctccttttgCCAATATTTTTGCACATAATTAGGGAGTCAAATATTAACTGGCTGCATTTAAATAATTAATATCAAAAAGtctcacaaaataaattgtccTACTTAAACAAGGTTACCATGCatacaggtccacaatcaccatttttAAGCAATGAGTTTGGAACAAATCA from Ptychodera flava strain L36383 chromosome 12, AS_Pfla_20210202, whole genome shotgun sequence includes the following:
- the LOC139144878 gene encoding uncharacterized protein isoform X5 — translated: MVKAVPFPPGSVNILPQSPISVLVTWKAPYNWYTDSFRLKYKLQYVNEWETGWFQLPIVINDKTYCYAKGLEIHTLYHFKISCKPSGHGGQWSQWSSLACGRTKEAAPSQGVALHLSEEEMNTDRTRDVTITWTLPERRHRNGIIVGFNITLEDEINSINTKQWTINDGNATEFTIKELERYRSYQVSVIAFNNAGSSPASSIRILDPATAPSAPMITKVEAKSNSSILVSWKPPENPNGHVVGYVLAYRASGRRMTNQGVWNHVAFEGDVREYLVTELEAFVPYEFKVQAKNSGGFGGFSPTITKYTMEGVPSGPPVNLTLQAFPEYPTILEAQWSPPSITDRNGIIISYQFRLCQSSESIYNLTAAERAKCRVVNFDILEPNRLQEGVLPFKFNITGLRLNTEYAVSVAAMSTKGVGPASDLVQEKTNIGAPEERPTGVEMPAELVNESEFTVRWSMPIMQHNKISHYEVTARPQNNTKYCQPKFVNATLTETKIANLCGYEMYEINVRACSVALIAEPCGNYSDPVYATTLMGVPSMPLKVKATPVDDSTLKIAWLPPDRPNGPLEDMIYMIDCYSGGDVIISREAVGLTEIKAEAKCDAGIATDALQVTCSVKSSLNHLESPLSKSNEVQLCYEQKVWPIVLSVLAGFTGIMIIFLLFVYCRKCAKKQHVSHAKPLWDAEMPQTNFQNDEKEVFDQLPYMVKDELGRNDSSSTGSISSDVDTDSQKALLPNPGANTEKGKFGKDARIPTVVVINKRGTADGKAVPGASIASDDYQQVTERNGRCVLLPEQQVVNRAEIQTDRKGVMKPIIQPSAKRGKHPFSPPGKANGDAFTGHHGDPANSTYIQHGAVANMPKVQPSVSSKVPVHHGINGPQPVDGEIVKRDGHMSKPCDEKAPQEANTPDPPGLVNATNRISHQPAVQVKQPGSLALSQEYQPHDFLQSGRSRRDLESTSSSSSSVTSDGSTLYACHSEDEENTVPLLQGKPEEHMKRSFKNAREVHSPEYVQRQPKQAAFIPNGSSKQNDSNIPACRSKGATPCAGNDSNVESSAPLLKKVSDDSWPRSSPSNSDGSHLEFQTTGGVRERPSLPTSQMEKSEGNSTKGVNTGIPEKPTEAKNGEYVPLVDFQHQITQPSSQPLAEPSSLSTDKDRQRQISSGNHRHDYQPLENFDQSIEQDDDSSTTSSNTDNGEDVDDSEMRLSTSSGSPRHLPWGQPSPLTQQNYDAHDADSVSSESSTSSNPCDVDDTGYVPNTLC